A genomic segment from Microbulbifer elongatus encodes:
- the tssJ gene encoding type VI secretion system lipoprotein TssJ, giving the protein MKAQKIVHFLLVVLLAIAVSACQTTRRTLNFDTSVALNLDVQSDVNPDSDGRASPVVVRVFMLADDRQFSREEFLNLYENAESRLGKDLIDTVILKEFAPGEQRIEELPLTPDVKYVGLLAEFVQYQRADALMLLPITDHRKNDYAITLAGTRIASTEALNMRQRAAANGADKDKTVTISSAEYEKLRKLQQSGKR; this is encoded by the coding sequence GTGAAAGCCCAGAAAATCGTACATTTTTTGCTGGTGGTTCTGCTTGCAATAGCAGTGTCCGCCTGTCAAACCACTCGCCGTACCCTGAACTTCGATACCAGCGTCGCGTTGAATCTGGATGTGCAGTCGGACGTCAATCCGGATAGCGATGGTCGCGCGTCGCCGGTGGTGGTGCGTGTGTTTATGCTCGCGGATGATCGACAGTTCTCCCGAGAGGAATTTCTGAACCTGTATGAGAACGCGGAGTCCCGTCTTGGCAAGGACCTGATTGATACCGTCATTCTCAAAGAGTTCGCACCCGGTGAACAGCGAATTGAGGAACTGCCGCTCACGCCCGACGTCAAGTACGTGGGTCTGCTTGCCGAGTTTGTGCAATACCAGCGTGCCGATGCACTGATGCTGTTGCCGATTACCGATCACCGCAAAAATGATTATGCGATAACCCTGGCCGGTACGCGCATCGCATCAACGGAAGCATTGAATATGCGTCAGCGTGCCGCTGCCAACGGTGCGGATAAAGACAAGACCGTAACCATCTCCAGCGCGGAGTACGAGAAACTGCGGAAATTACAGCAGTCAGGCAAACGCTGA
- the tagH gene encoding type VI secretion system-associated FHA domain protein TagH yields the protein MVNQRASLNVMDLLLSVVADPEGANMLKHTKLFTREGGSFGRADSNDWVLPDPQRVVSSRHGEIQFADNRYFLVDQSTNGTYHNQSADPLGKGKRIPLADGDVISLGDYQLKVSVRQPKADSNLPKGLGDADFLDNADRTTFSPAAAAKMQSNKEAEELDSWLEPGTSAQNNQSGEWGYLAGGGTDAPASGLAGDGFDSLLGQSTPTDPLQVLNRSNSGAPDGLVSGISNSGFDPLSDFAAAPSPAPASQWGDDDAWWKDGSEQDHAPAHNHAMQFRAQQQPVEAPQPPPSQERQPPQPVPQPVSESAPQAPMPPAQPPVDNPFAESFSEVAGDQVSGAPGFGGLDAAPVPDAPAEPQHAPPTFPGLEVAGATPVPPTHGFAQASQQFSQPAVAPATPPAGETLAPPAPQVQSTPSTTASSMAQQLGLQLQGEQLAQLDTQAAAIVEESVARLIDLLRARTSIKNELRVQRTMIQTEANNPLKFSATAKDALGAMFAGTGAFMTPVEAVRDSFDDLSDHQVAVLSGMRAGYEAMLKYFSPENIERRGGKQSGVFSSKSARNWENYVDAYRQLVGDPENCYRRLFGEEFATTYESQLSELKNARNLNK from the coding sequence GTGGTCAACCAACGTGCGAGCCTGAACGTCATGGATCTTTTGCTTTCTGTTGTCGCCGACCCCGAAGGGGCCAACATGCTCAAGCACACCAAATTGTTCACCCGGGAGGGGGGAAGTTTCGGCCGTGCGGACAGCAATGATTGGGTACTGCCCGATCCGCAGCGTGTTGTTTCCTCCCGGCACGGTGAGATTCAGTTTGCAGACAACCGCTATTTCCTGGTGGATCAGAGCACCAATGGCACCTACCACAATCAATCTGCGGATCCGCTTGGCAAGGGAAAGCGTATTCCACTGGCGGACGGCGATGTGATCAGTCTGGGTGATTACCAGCTTAAAGTGTCGGTACGGCAACCCAAGGCAGACAGCAATCTGCCCAAAGGACTGGGTGATGCGGATTTCCTCGATAACGCGGATCGCACCACGTTCAGTCCCGCGGCTGCGGCAAAAATGCAAAGTAACAAGGAAGCCGAGGAGCTGGATAGCTGGCTGGAGCCCGGCACCAGCGCGCAGAATAATCAGAGCGGTGAATGGGGGTACCTGGCAGGCGGTGGCACCGATGCACCGGCCAGCGGGCTTGCTGGAGATGGGTTTGATAGCCTTCTCGGGCAGAGTACACCGACCGATCCGCTGCAAGTGCTGAACCGCAGCAATAGCGGCGCTCCGGATGGGTTGGTGAGCGGTATCAGCAACAGTGGGTTTGACCCGTTGAGTGACTTTGCGGCTGCGCCGAGTCCGGCGCCAGCCAGTCAGTGGGGCGACGACGACGCCTGGTGGAAAGACGGCAGCGAACAGGACCATGCCCCTGCACACAATCATGCCATGCAGTTCCGCGCACAGCAGCAGCCCGTGGAAGCCCCTCAGCCACCGCCTTCACAGGAGCGGCAGCCCCCGCAGCCGGTGCCACAGCCGGTGTCAGAAAGCGCGCCGCAGGCCCCCATGCCGCCGGCTCAGCCCCCTGTGGACAACCCCTTTGCCGAATCCTTCTCGGAAGTAGCCGGAGATCAGGTAAGCGGCGCTCCTGGTTTCGGTGGTCTGGACGCCGCCCCGGTACCTGATGCGCCGGCCGAACCGCAGCATGCACCGCCCACTTTCCCGGGGTTGGAGGTGGCTGGCGCTACGCCAGTGCCGCCGACCCACGGATTCGCCCAGGCCTCTCAGCAATTCAGTCAGCCGGCGGTCGCTCCCGCCACCCCCCCGGCTGGTGAGACTCTCGCTCCGCCTGCGCCGCAGGTTCAGTCGACACCATCGACGACGGCCTCATCCATGGCCCAGCAACTGGGGCTTCAGTTACAGGGGGAGCAGCTGGCGCAACTGGATACGCAGGCGGCGGCGATTGTCGAGGAGTCCGTGGCGCGGCTTATCGATCTGCTACGTGCCCGCACCAGTATCAAGAATGAACTGCGCGTACAGCGCACCATGATTCAGACCGAAGCCAATAATCCACTCAAATTCAGTGCCACCGCAAAAGACGCGCTGGGAGCCATGTTCGCAGGCACCGGTGCCTTTATGACCCCGGTAGAGGCCGTGCGCGATAGTTTTGACGACCTGTCCGATCATCAGGTGGCGGTTCTGTCGGGAATGCGCGCAGGTTATGAGGCCATGTTGAAATACTTCAGCCCGGAAAATATCGAGCGCCGGGGTGGCAAACAGAGTGGGGTTTTTTCCAGTAAAAGCGCCCGTAATTGGGAAAATTATGTCGACGCATATCGTCAGCTGGTCGGTGACCCGGAGAACTGTTACCGACGTTTGTTCGGCGAGGAATTCGCGACGACTTATGAGAGCCAGCTCTCCGAGCTGAAGAATGCGCGCAATCTCAATAAATAA
- a CDS encoding type VI secretion system contractile sheath domain-containing protein, whose translation MSRASMQTGAAIFSAGEESGGSDTRYHGANFRVAIVGDFSGRASRALCEPETLAQRQAYRLGKDNFEQLFERLQIRLNIPGMDEPLQLLEFDDLHPDYLYQRVPLFKKFIELEKQLLSSNGFADAAEEIRQWRPELLPSDITAPTAPRMDGADGAQSMLDRILSGEHYQSLYQEHTRSSATGQIDLLIKDIVAPYLQKKPDANQAAYLDAVTEAASEAMRKIMHHSDFRQLEASWRSLHMLLRRLEDHPGLEIHLLDISKEEVLADFAQAEDDLECSGLFKCLVERYTTAGSKPYDLILGDYFVSDEERDLHMLIDLATIAEAAGSTLILGGDCRLAGCPSMAGSMDPDDWCYPLSEAFSEGWRALRAYPACEHVALAAPRFLLRMPFGADASRTETFAFEELSPELGHRYYLWGNSAYLLALSICSAFSAQGVPTVVPADQYTGLPVHLRKLPHGEWLTPCAEAWMTDRAAARFNAAGLSALRSVQGRDEIVLPRLQSLAGTTLRGAWQ comes from the coding sequence ATGAGTCGAGCGAGCATGCAGACTGGCGCTGCCATATTTTCTGCCGGGGAAGAATCCGGAGGGAGCGACACTCGGTACCATGGTGCCAATTTCCGGGTGGCAATTGTCGGTGATTTCAGTGGCCGAGCCAGTCGCGCATTGTGTGAACCAGAGACTCTGGCACAGCGGCAGGCTTATCGTCTGGGTAAGGACAACTTTGAGCAACTGTTTGAGCGGCTTCAGATTCGGCTGAATATCCCGGGAATGGATGAACCGTTGCAGCTGCTGGAGTTTGATGACCTTCATCCGGATTACCTCTATCAACGGGTACCCCTGTTCAAGAAATTTATTGAGCTGGAGAAGCAGCTGTTGAGTAGCAATGGTTTCGCCGACGCAGCGGAGGAAATTCGTCAATGGCGACCCGAGTTATTACCTTCTGATATCACTGCGCCCACAGCGCCCCGAATGGATGGTGCCGATGGTGCGCAATCCATGCTCGACCGGATACTTTCCGGAGAGCACTACCAGTCCCTGTATCAGGAGCATACGCGCAGCTCGGCGACAGGGCAGATCGACCTGTTGATCAAAGATATTGTAGCGCCCTACCTGCAGAAAAAGCCCGATGCCAATCAGGCGGCGTACCTGGATGCGGTGACAGAGGCCGCCTCGGAGGCCATGCGCAAAATCATGCATCACAGTGATTTTCGCCAACTGGAAGCCAGCTGGCGCAGCCTGCATATGTTGCTGCGGCGGTTGGAGGATCATCCGGGGCTGGAAATTCACCTGCTCGATATCAGCAAGGAAGAAGTGCTCGCGGACTTTGCCCAAGCCGAGGACGATCTCGAGTGCTCAGGCCTGTTCAAGTGTCTCGTCGAGCGCTACACCACCGCCGGAAGCAAGCCCTACGACCTGATTCTGGGGGATTATTTCGTTTCTGACGAAGAGCGCGATCTGCACATGCTGATCGACCTGGCAACCATTGCCGAGGCCGCGGGAAGTACGCTGATACTCGGCGGAGATTGCCGGCTGGCAGGCTGCCCGAGTATGGCCGGATCCATGGATCCCGATGACTGGTGTTACCCTCTGTCGGAAGCATTTTCCGAGGGTTGGCGGGCACTGCGGGCCTATCCTGCCTGTGAGCATGTGGCGCTGGCCGCACCGCGCTTTTTGCTACGTATGCCGTTTGGTGCCGACGCTTCCCGTACGGAGACCTTTGCATTCGAAGAGCTGAGTCCAGAGCTTGGTCACCGGTATTACCTGTGGGGTAACAGTGCCTACTTGCTGGCGCTATCGATCTGTTCTGCATTTTCGGCGCAGGGCGTACCCACCGTAGTGCCCGCTGACCAGTACACGGGATTACCGGTGCATCTGCGCAAGTTACCGCACGGTGAATGGCTCACTCCCTGTGCTGAAGCCTGGATGACCGACAGAGCCGCCGCGCGTTTCAATGCGGCCGGGTTGAGCGCCCTGCGCTCCGTACAGGGGCGTGACGAGATCGTTTTACCGCGACTGCAGTCACTGGCGGGTACCACTCTGCGAGGCGCCTGGCAATGA
- a CDS encoding transposase, whose product MPRLPRLNLIDIPQHIVQVGHNNLPCFFDEEDYQFYLDSLRNAADQYRVDVHAYVLLPNMIQIIATPKVPDGIPSMMQSLGRRYVQFVNHRYRRSGTLWAGRYKSSLIDSDAYLLTCYRYVESRPIYLGLADSMSDYAWSSFRHHANLEASTVIKDHRLYMALGDSAAARADAYRELFRYRFDRRLLEYIAETIKLGQILGGDVFKDKIEQISNQRVRPLKRGRPRKSATKKTATKASTSKEDKLPAGHQAVKTLCDASEERAPDNNTTTLETGL is encoded by the coding sequence ATGCCCCGTCTTCCGAGACTTAATCTGATCGACATTCCGCAGCATATTGTGCAGGTAGGGCACAATAACCTGCCGTGCTTTTTTGATGAGGAAGACTACCAGTTTTATCTGGACAGCCTGCGCAATGCGGCGGATCAGTATCGGGTGGATGTGCACGCGTATGTGTTACTGCCCAATATGATTCAGATCATTGCGACGCCAAAAGTGCCGGATGGCATTCCATCGATGATGCAGTCCCTGGGGCGTCGCTACGTTCAGTTCGTCAATCACCGGTACCGTCGCTCCGGCACCTTGTGGGCCGGCCGCTACAAGTCCAGCCTAATCGATTCGGATGCATATCTGCTGACCTGCTATCGCTATGTCGAGTCGCGACCGATCTACCTCGGGTTGGCAGACTCCATGAGTGACTACGCCTGGTCCAGTTTCCGCCATCACGCAAATCTCGAGGCCAGCACGGTGATCAAGGATCATCGTCTGTATATGGCGTTGGGTGATAGTGCTGCGGCTCGCGCGGATGCCTATCGAGAGCTCTTCCGCTATCGCTTTGACCGGCGTCTGCTTGAATATATCGCCGAAACCATCAAGCTCGGACAGATTCTGGGCGGGGATGTGTTTAAGGACAAAATCGAACAGATTTCCAATCAGCGAGTGCGGCCGTTAAAACGTGGACGTCCACGTAAATCCGCGACCAAAAAAACTGCGACCAAAGCCTCGACCAGTAAAGAGGACAAGTTGCCCGCCGGTCATCAAGCGGTCAAAACCCTCTGTGATGCTTCCGAGGAGCGCGCACCGGATAACAATACCACCACCCTGGAGACGGGATTATGA
- a CDS encoding Stp1/IreP family PP2C-type Ser/Thr phosphatase produces the protein MEPIRLAVNGRTDIGQVREENEDSIRCHSNPDHPFAYVVVADGMGGYSGGATASRIAADTLEKQFDALLSSTYLACSPAQQQLMLRAALVEGIGMANREILQTKQSRPQFSQMGTTLVAAAIWQDFLIVAHIGDSRAYLWNNYGLQRLTKDHSVVQEMIDAGQLTPEQAQSSQVRNHITRALGISEPVEATVNSWTLKESALLLLCSDGLTEYLDDHTIERVLATYRPALESVYHFIEDANQCGGRDNISAGIIEFCHRTDAVVEFSGDPITLQPKAEDDITVRKAQR, from the coding sequence ATGGAGCCCATCAGGCTGGCAGTCAACGGACGCACCGATATCGGACAGGTGCGGGAAGAAAATGAAGACAGCATCCGCTGTCACAGCAACCCGGACCACCCCTTCGCCTACGTGGTGGTCGCCGATGGTATGGGCGGCTACAGCGGTGGAGCTACGGCAAGTCGCATCGCCGCTGACACCCTGGAGAAGCAGTTTGACGCCCTGCTGAGCTCCACATATCTCGCCTGTTCTCCGGCACAACAGCAATTGATGTTACGTGCTGCGCTGGTGGAAGGTATCGGCATGGCAAATCGGGAAATTCTGCAGACCAAGCAGAGCCGCCCGCAATTTTCACAAATGGGTACCACGTTGGTGGCCGCCGCCATCTGGCAGGATTTTTTGATCGTTGCGCATATCGGCGACTCTCGCGCCTACCTCTGGAACAACTACGGCCTGCAACGATTGACCAAAGATCACAGCGTGGTTCAGGAAATGATTGATGCCGGTCAACTAACCCCCGAACAGGCACAATCGTCCCAAGTAAGAAACCATATCACCCGGGCGCTGGGTATTTCAGAACCGGTGGAAGCGACCGTTAACAGCTGGACACTGAAAGAAAGTGCATTGCTCCTGCTGTGCAGTGATGGACTGACAGAATACCTTGACGACCATACCATCGAGCGGGTTCTTGCCACTTATCGACCGGCACTGGAAAGTGTGTACCATTTTATCGAAGATGCGAATCAGTGCGGCGGTCGCGATAATATCAGCGCCGGAATCATCGAGTTCTGCCATCGCACCGATGCGGTCGTGGAATTCTCGGGTGACCCGATCACCCTGCAGCCCAAAGCGGAAGACGATATCACCGTGCGCAAGGCACAGCGTTAG